The Methanosarcina acetivorans C2A genome includes the window TCGGCAGGACTACGAATCCGCGATCCAACTTCAAGAACGCGTTGTTGAGGTCATGGAGGAACTTATTGATCTTCTGGCAAACTGGAAGGACCTGAAAGCCAAGAGCAATACCTATGACAAATTGGGTTCCCTTTATGCGGAAATAGGAAAAGAGGAGCTTGCACAGGAACAGTATTCAAAAGCCCTTGAATATTATGAGATGATTTTTGATGATGAACTCTGGCCCCTTTCTGTTAAGGCGATGCTGGCTTCCGAACTCATGGAACGCGGAAAGACCCTCCTCCTTTCAAAGAAATACGAGAGTGCAAAAGATTCTATGGATATGGCCCTCGATTTCCTTGAAGGAGTAGATAAAGAAGAACTGGAAGACAGCACAAAAGAATCCCTGGACCTAACATATGTTTTTCTTGGAGAAGGAGATAAGGAAGAGTCGGAAGACTCCGGTTATCTGTCTGAATTGGCTGGAATCTTCAGGGAGTATGCAAAAACTCTCTCAGACTTGAACCGGAATGAAGACGCAGAAGAGTTTACTGCAAAATCGGAAAAAATATTGGGGAAACTGGCTTAAGAGGGGGGGGGAATGAAGCTTCATAAATTTTCTCCAACATCCCCTTTAAGTAACTGTCACAAAACAGATTAGGCAGATTTTTCATAAAGTTGATTTTCAATTGGTGATATCGATCTTGAAAATCAAGGCATCGAATTGAAGCCTGTGCATAGTTTGTTCTGTGACAACTCCTTAGTCTTGCAGAAAGCCGGGATGGTTTATCGGATTGCTTGTTGAGTACAGGGACTCTACCAGCCGATGAAGGTGGGCTGCTTTTACGATTAAGCCGAACATTCCCGTGCAGGACCATGTTCATGAGCGCGATCCTGACCATCGTAGAGTCAAAATCAAAGCCTTCACCATATCAGGCTTGTCTACTGCTTAAAAATGTACCTGTAAGCCATAAACGAAACCTGCCTTCCCGCATGCCGGGTCGCAGATCCTGTCATTGATATCAGGGTCCACAAGCTCGACTATCATTCTGATTATGTGCCGGGGATCCTGAACTGCCCGTTCTTCCCTGCAGTTGCGAGCTGGCTTAAGAGGTATTCGTAAATGTCTCCCTGCACATCCGAAGTCTGCCCTGAAATATTGAGTTCGTCAATAATCCCTACCGCTTCCTGCACAAGGGAAGGCTTCGGGATAATGAACACGGCATCTTTCATATGCTGGGAAAAAAGCGTCTTCTCCCCATCATGAATATTCTTGATAAACGGAAACACAACGTCTCTGACGTGTTTCAGCATCTCCTCAGCAGATTTGTGTTTCCATTCCGACCACCTGCACTCCTCATGCCCTTCAAAAATAGATACATAAGCCTTTCCGGTAGCATTTGCCCGCCTCTGTTCCAGTACGTCCATATCCTCAAGTCTCTTCATGAAAATGAGGTACGACATCTGCTCAATGGACTGCAAGGGGTTGGACAGCCCGCCGCTCCAGAACCTGTCCCAGAGGGCATCTATTTTTGACTTTTTTTCGGGTGGGAGTCTCATGTGATCACTTGTTTTTAACTTATTCTAAGCGTTAATTTTGGGCATTGTGCTTTAAATGTTGTGCTTTGTCACGAAGGTAGAAACTGACGTACCCTTTATTTCATAATAACGAGAAGTTATACTTTTTTTACCGTGAACTTCTGGAAGAAGCGATTTATTCTAACCTATTTTCGGCAGGTAACTTGATTTTTTCCAAGTATTTTTATTGATAGCGTTTTTGTGGGAAAACACATTTTCTTCCACATTAAACATTACTGCAAAAATGGTTCGTTACTTATATAGGACGTAAGATTTGAGTCATATGTTAACCAGCTTCAAGTATATTACAAATTTGCAGAATGTTTTAAAAACAATATCAGCAAAAATATTTAATTCATAATGTCGACCTGCCGAATATAGGTTCTAATACTCTGTGTTCCAAATTTCCTTTATGTCCAAACAGCTTCAAGACTTAATAGATAGGGAATTGATGAATGCTTCCTCTCTTGTTAAAAAAGGAAAGTACGAAAAGGCCCTTGAGAAACTTAATAAAGCTGAAAGATTGGCTGAAAAGGCAAAAAATTCGGAACTTTTTTGTCGAGTCCTGCTTCATAAAGGAGAGATATTGGATTCCATGGAGAAGTCACGTGAAGCGCTGTTGCAGTATGAAAAAGCTCTGGAGATTTCGTTACGCTTTTTTATGAGTGATCCACAGGATTCTTCCTCTCAGCGATGTCTTTATAATTCTATTGATCTCATGGAAAATATTCTTAATAAAATAGATGATGTTTCGGTCGCAGAGAAGTCCTATGAACGCACTAATAAATATTTTGGAAAAGTAATAGGCACATATGAAAAGCTGATTGCTAAATATCCTGAAAACCATTATTACTTAATAAATTATATAATAACAGTGAAGAATTTAAGAGGGTATTTATTAAATGTTGGTAAATCTGAAAAGCAAATCCAGCTTATCAACAGTACTCTGGAAACTTTCAAGGAAATATTAAATATCCAGCCCGAAAATCCGGAAATATTTGAAAAATTAGATGAATTTGTGAAGGATCTGGGAGAAGAATTTCTGGATGATGAGCTTTTTGAAAATGCGAAAAAAATCTATGAGCATCTACAGGGAATTTACAGGGGCCTTCTGGAAAACTATCCCGATAATGAGCTTGTACTTCATTATCTTATTGTCTCCTATGGGTATTTTGGGAATCTATATTCGAGGCAGAGATACCTTGATAGAATTGAAGAGACTTACCGGCCAGCCCTTTCAATAGTAGAAGACAACTTGCGTAAAAACCCTGAAAATACCGCATTTCTTGAGAACCTGGGTAAAATTCACGAGAAAATAGGGGTCACTTATTCGGAAGCGAAAGATCAGGAAAAAGCAAACTCATATTATGAAAAAGCGCTTGCAAACTTTGTGAATCTTAAAGGAAAGGCTTCGGAAGACCCGGATTATCAGGCTGAACTTGGAAAAATTTTTGCCAATTTAGGGGAGCGTTTCGAAACAATAAATCGCATCGAAAATGCAGCAAAATCCTATTTGCATAAAATTGAAATCTATGATTCACTCTTTGAAGAAGATCCAGAGGATGAAGATGTCAAAATGGATAATATCGACACCTTAATGCATATCGGAAACCTCTATGCTGAAGCAGGATATACGGAGCCGGCAAAAAAATATTATGAAAAAGCGATTGAGGGATACGAACGGCTGCTTTCCGAAAACCCGGAGTCG containing:
- a CDS encoding type I restriction-modification system subunit M N-terminal domain-containing protein, translating into MRLPPEKKSKIDALWDRFWSGGLSNPLQSIEQMSYLIFMKRLEDMDVLEQRRANATGKAYVSIFEGHEECRWSEWKHKSAEEMLKHVRDVVFPFIKNIHDGEKTLFSQHMKDAVFIIPKPSLVQEAVGIIDELNISGQTSDVQGDIYEYLLSQLATAGKNGQFRIPGT
- a CDS encoding tetratricopeptide repeat protein — protein: MNASSLVKKGKYEKALEKLNKAERLAEKAKNSELFCRVLLHKGEILDSMEKSREALLQYEKALEISLRFFMSDPQDSSSQRCLYNSIDLMENILNKIDDVSVAEKSYERTNKYFGKVIGTYEKLIAKYPENHYYLINYIITVKNLRGYLLNVGKSEKQIQLINSTLETFKEILNIQPENPEIFEKLDEFVKDLGEEFLDDELFENAKKIYEHLQGIYRGLLENYPDNELVLHYLIVSYGYFGNLYSRQRYLDRIEETYRPALSIVEDNLRKNPENTAFLENLGKIHEKIGVTYSEAKDQEKANSYYEKALANFVNLKGKASEDPDYQAELGKIFANLGERFETINRIENAAKSYLHKIEIYDSLFEEDPEDEDVKMDNIDTLMHIGNLYAEAGYTEPAKKYYEKAIEGYERLLSENPESTDFEIGISDILTALGDMYAKVGEEETEPEDAELETAREYYEKALKLNEKEFERYPDDLTCQDELIRTLGKLGDSFAVQDRYEDVIPFYRRIVEIKEQVVRDDPRRWLAVNSLTNFLYQLGSYYGKIEEVELERKQYSKAAELYSRALHDKNLQHQIKEVLAVEVQSHGTALLKSGKYNAAKEALDLALEFFENLYEEDPEDEENYPFICEALFQNGNLQRALENFEEAAKSFDSLLPIVEKLLESNPESPEARENAGVTYTNVGEVYSLNGEYEKSKQAFERALTINAVLLEEEPDNSLYKINQAQTFEKYAKLLSKLGRSEEAEDYSTKSEEIYRKLAEEDSDEGDINE